Proteins found in one Mesorhizobium sp. CAU 1732 genomic segment:
- a CDS encoding HAD family hydrolase, whose protein sequence is MADIKGILFDKDGTLVDFHATWFAIGDILALRAADGDRDRANDLLDAAGFDFVAHRFRADSVFAAGTNADIVTLWYPHLAPSPRQEIINAFDRFTAEEGASKSVVLSGTRDALTKLHAAGLKLGVATNDSTGGAERTLSVLGIAQMFDAAYGYDAVANPKPAPDTVYAFCDLTGLKPAQLAMVGDNRHDLEMARAGGVGLAVGVLSGTGTRETLSPLADVVLDSIADLPDYLSAQ, encoded by the coding sequence TTGGCCGATATCAAAGGCATCCTGTTCGACAAGGATGGAACGCTTGTCGACTTTCACGCGACGTGGTTCGCGATCGGCGACATTCTCGCGCTGCGTGCCGCCGACGGCGATCGCGACCGGGCCAACGACCTGCTCGATGCGGCAGGTTTCGACTTTGTGGCGCATCGTTTTCGCGCCGACTCGGTCTTCGCGGCCGGAACCAATGCCGACATCGTGACGCTCTGGTATCCGCATCTGGCGCCGTCGCCGCGCCAGGAGATCATCAACGCGTTCGACCGCTTCACGGCGGAGGAGGGCGCGTCGAAGTCGGTCGTGCTGTCGGGCACCCGCGATGCGCTGACGAAGCTTCATGCGGCCGGTCTGAAGCTGGGCGTCGCCACCAACGATTCGACCGGCGGTGCGGAACGCACGCTGTCGGTGCTCGGCATCGCGCAGATGTTCGATGCGGCTTACGGATATGATGCCGTCGCAAACCCGAAGCCGGCGCCCGACACGGTGTACGCATTCTGCGACCTGACAGGCCTCAAGCCCGCGCAACTCGCCATGGTGGGCGACAACCGGCACGACCTCGAAATGGCGCGGGCAGGCGGGGTCGGGCTGGCTGTCGGCGTGCTGTCGGGAACCGGCACGCGCGAGACGCTGTCACCGCTCGCCGACGTCGTGCTCGACTCGATCGCGGACCTGCCGGACTATCTGTCGGCACAATAG